The Sphingobacterium bambusae genome includes a window with the following:
- a CDS encoding FecR family protein — protein sequence MKFGKNRRKGEQDAIDKKQQARKKILENPYIIEDIFNDQDWQSFEQQNTEHEVPSAKMQAAIEKDIHASSEQESRKERKEVRTRRLIAYAAAASVLLLMTFNLWRWNSEEQSAMQSNRVEQKQVPLTDSGWVVLANNESTDSAVVLADQSKVKLFAHSSIRYRRHFTAHSREIQLDGKAYFAVAKDPSRPFSVYANATKTTALGTSFTIDTRSKNHQTTIKLHSGKVLVASTTTKPAFANIFLDNIGENLLFDASMRLVAHSGKKEIEPKPTKPSAQMEQNSSRIQLDNIPLDDVFAALEKAYNIAIKINDRSIEKIQYTGTIEPEREQVQEVLAVICLINDLRYEVDANGQYHIYKQEQNNTHNTQENL from the coding sequence ATGAAGTTCGGAAAAAACAGGCGAAAAGGCGAGCAAGACGCAATCGACAAGAAACAACAGGCGCGAAAAAAAATATTGGAGAATCCCTACATCATTGAAGATATCTTCAATGACCAAGACTGGCAGTCCTTTGAACAGCAGAATACGGAACATGAAGTTCCTTCTGCGAAAATGCAGGCTGCTATCGAAAAGGATATACATGCATCAAGCGAGCAAGAAAGTCGCAAGGAGCGGAAAGAAGTAAGAACTCGGCGTTTAATAGCATATGCGGCCGCGGCGTCTGTACTCTTGCTGATGACGTTTAACCTCTGGCGCTGGAACAGCGAAGAACAATCGGCCATGCAAAGCAATCGTGTCGAGCAGAAGCAAGTTCCGCTAACGGATAGCGGCTGGGTGGTCTTAGCCAACAACGAAAGTACCGACAGCGCTGTGGTACTTGCTGATCAATCCAAAGTAAAGCTATTTGCCCACAGTAGTATCCGCTACCGTAGACATTTTACGGCACACAGCCGCGAGATACAGCTCGATGGTAAGGCATACTTCGCGGTTGCTAAAGATCCTTCACGTCCGTTCAGCGTCTATGCCAACGCAACCAAGACCACCGCGCTGGGCACCTCCTTTACCATCGACACCCGATCAAAAAACCATCAGACGACCATCAAGCTACATAGCGGGAAGGTGCTTGTTGCATCCACAACCACAAAGCCAGCCTTCGCTAATATCTTTTTGGACAATATCGGGGAAAACCTCCTATTCGATGCAAGCATGCGTTTAGTCGCACACAGCGGTAAGAAGGAAATCGAGCCGAAGCCAACAAAACCTTCAGCACAGATGGAGCAAAACAGCTCACGTATTCAACTGGACAACATACCGTTGGACGATGTCTTCGCAGCCTTAGAAAAAGCATACAACATCGCTATCAAAATCAACGACCGAAGCATTGAAAAAATCCAGTACACAGGTACAATCGAGCCGGAACGCGAACAGGTGCAGGAAGTACTTGCGGTCATCTGTCTGATCAATGATCTACGGTACGAGGTGGATGCCAATGGGCAGTACCATATTTACAAACAAGAGCAAAACAACACACACAACACACAAGAAAACCTATAA
- a CDS encoding RNA polymerase sigma factor translates to MEYVKAIKADNQKIFNLVYNEYHSQIYGFILQRTQSTYIAEEVTQLTFIKLWKQRHILSEQLAINIQLFGMARQVMIDLLRKEATRFKYEGDSAVTPFTDSLIDAIESKDLLQLMEHDIQNMPKMRRLVFELSRKQGLSHKEIAQLFSISPKTVEQHIGKALLQLKQHLYSIML, encoded by the coding sequence ATGGAATATGTAAAAGCGATAAAGGCCGATAATCAGAAGATTTTCAATCTTGTCTATAATGAATACCATAGTCAGATTTATGGTTTCATCCTGCAACGCACACAATCCACCTATATTGCAGAGGAAGTTACCCAACTGACTTTTATTAAATTATGGAAACAAAGGCATATTCTCAGTGAGCAGCTCGCCATCAATATTCAGTTGTTTGGCATGGCTAGACAAGTGATGATCGACCTGCTGCGCAAAGAAGCTACCCGATTCAAATATGAAGGAGATTCTGCTGTAACGCCATTTACAGATAGCTTGATCGATGCCATCGAAAGCAAAGACCTCTTGCAGCTGATGGAGCATGATATACAAAATATGCCTAAAATGAGAAGACTTGTTTTTGAACTCAGCAGAAAACAGGGACTATCGCACAAAGAAATTGCACAACTGTTCTCCATTTCTCCCAAAACCGTCGAGCAGCATATCGGCAAAGCACTCCTGCAACTCAAACAGCATCTTTACTCGATTATGTTGTAA
- a CDS encoding NYN domain-containing protein, with product MANQKDLKIAILIDADNVSSKKVEEIMNEVNRYGIPTIKRIYGDWTRPYVENWKNSLLIHAITPIQQYSYTQGKNSTDSALIIDAMDILHSDRVDGFCIVSSDSDFTRLATRLRESGKLVIGIGERKTPKPFIASCDKFIYVEILEKVAPAKKTPKKNNQPAAKPVVVEAAPVEVVPVDTAAAEVAAPEEPRITELDEDTLLMLKDAVDDTADENGWAFLGEIGSLIIKRKPDFDARNYGFEKVSHLFKSRKEDFEIDERSNEKSRNRLYYIRNIINKPSAAAAQSVTPPSNETVSESAILPSRGNKITADDVKKNQIRITKDFKSLFPNRTKKVKVVIINEFECRFSYRGDRSHVLNLGKVAAAELDLAEGASYRLTKLDEQLYKLEKVENENT from the coding sequence ATGGCAAATCAGAAAGATCTAAAAATTGCAATATTGATCGATGCGGACAACGTGTCATCCAAGAAAGTAGAGGAAATAATGAATGAGGTGAACCGTTACGGTATTCCAACGATCAAGCGTATCTACGGAGACTGGACGCGTCCCTACGTGGAAAACTGGAAAAACAGTTTATTGATCCACGCCATTACCCCTATTCAGCAGTACAGCTATACCCAAGGAAAAAATTCAACGGATTCGGCACTCATCATTGACGCTATGGACATCCTCCATTCCGACCGGGTCGATGGCTTTTGCATCGTTTCCAGCGACAGCGATTTTACGCGTTTGGCCACGCGGCTGCGCGAGTCGGGTAAACTCGTCATCGGTATTGGGGAACGTAAAACACCCAAGCCATTTATCGCTTCCTGCGACAAGTTTATTTACGTCGAAATCCTAGAAAAGGTAGCGCCAGCAAAGAAAACGCCGAAGAAAAACAACCAGCCAGCAGCCAAACCAGTGGTCGTCGAAGCAGCACCTGTAGAAGTTGTCCCGGTGGATACGGCGGCCGCTGAAGTTGCAGCACCAGAGGAGCCGCGCATCACGGAGCTGGATGAAGATACTCTGCTGATGCTGAAGGATGCCGTTGATGATACGGCCGACGAAAATGGTTGGGCCTTTCTTGGCGAAATAGGAAGCCTCATCATCAAGCGTAAACCCGATTTTGATGCTCGAAACTACGGATTCGAAAAGGTATCGCATCTATTCAAATCGAGGAAGGAAGATTTTGAGATCGATGAACGATCGAACGAAAAGTCGAGAAACAGGCTGTATTATATTCGGAATATCATCAACAAGCCCAGTGCGGCAGCTGCCCAATCGGTAACGCCCCCTAGCAACGAAACCGTTTCGGAATCGGCCATACTACCATCTCGAGGCAACAAAATCACAGCGGATGATGTCAAGAAAAATCAGATACGCATTACCAAAGATTTTAAGTCGCTGTTCCCCAACCGCACAAAAAAGGTCAAAGTCGTTATCATCAACGAGTTTGAATGCCGATTCTCTTATCGTGGCGACCGCTCTCACGTGCTCAACTTGGGAAAAGTTGCCGCAGCAGAGCTCGATCTTGCCGAAGGAGCATCCTATCGGTTGACTAAACTCGACGAGCAATTGTATAAATTAGAGAAAGTCGAAAACGAGAATACCTAG
- a CDS encoding helix-turn-helix transcriptional regulator — protein sequence MHVRLYDPIANDSLLTKEYPDRYSSEWHTLSECTTNLQSASGEGFYKEIYFEGVHIGYGHARLMKSAKFAFESDFESVEMHFTLKGESLANSSRFDRGIRFSPNQHNIIYANQIQGEMHWNDKELQLFEINLEPAFFQKYLPQEQQVFDSFRNKIINQQSDLLQASNMLISQQMGQVINDIIACKRTGLFKRMYLESKIIELLMLQLEQLANDERPTSFKKADIDKIYAVKEFISQNMDRQISLIDMAHQFGTNEFTLKKGFKELFGNTVFGFWNDLKMTEAMRMLREQEMLVNEVAEAIGYQNARHFSTAFTRKFGITPSQIKKGIQAIV from the coding sequence ATGCATGTACGTTTATATGACCCTATTGCGAACGATTCCCTACTAACGAAAGAATATCCAGACCGATACAGTTCGGAATGGCATACGCTTTCGGAATGCACGACCAATCTGCAATCGGCCTCGGGAGAAGGCTTCTATAAGGAGATCTATTTTGAGGGAGTACATATCGGTTATGGCCACGCTAGGCTTATGAAAAGTGCGAAATTTGCTTTTGAGAGTGATTTCGAAAGTGTGGAAATGCATTTTACACTAAAGGGTGAAAGCTTGGCAAATAGCAGCAGATTTGATCGAGGGATCCGCTTTTCTCCCAACCAGCACAATATCATATATGCCAACCAAATACAGGGAGAGATGCATTGGAACGATAAGGAACTTCAGCTTTTTGAAATCAACTTGGAGCCTGCATTTTTTCAAAAATACCTGCCGCAGGAGCAGCAGGTTTTCGACAGTTTCCGCAATAAAATAATAAACCAACAATCGGATCTGCTCCAAGCGAGCAACATGCTTATTAGCCAACAGATGGGACAGGTGATCAATGACATCATTGCCTGCAAGAGAACCGGTTTATTTAAACGGATGTACTTGGAGTCGAAGATCATCGAGCTGCTGATGCTTCAACTCGAACAGCTTGCAAACGACGAGCGACCAACATCGTTCAAGAAGGCAGATATCGATAAAATATACGCGGTAAAGGAGTTTATCAGCCAGAACATGGATCGGCAGATTTCATTGATCGATATGGCCCATCAATTTGGTACCAACGAATTCACCTTAAAAAAAGGCTTTAAAGAGCTCTTCGGCAATACCGTTTTCGGGTTTTGGAACGACCTCAAGATGACGGAGGCCATGCGTATGCTTCGTGAGCAGGAAATGCTTGTGAACGAGGTGGCCGAAGCCATTGGCTATCAAAATGCGCGGCACTTTTCGACCGCCTTTACCCGCAAATTCGGCATCACACCAAGTCAAATCAAAAAAGGTATCCAAGCAATCGTATAA
- a CDS encoding ABC transporter ATP-binding protein — translation MTTDQPVKRKTGIARLLEIAGRRKLLLFLSCLLAILHALLSLVPYLMVYLILEGLTQQDINFPIIQQQLSYAVIAALCSMLLLFLSGVLSHVAAYNILYELRCYIAEKIGKLSMGFSSNRNSGAIKKVLSDDVERIEGFIAHQIPDFVKAIVLPLVTISYLFFQDWRLAAISFVPLFVLAVYIPIAYSSQSKVLIQRYHQSLEDMNAGIVEYVRAMPVMKIFRQSAETFDKYGQTVHRFDGFVRDWIKSSTPAFAVFMSFTSNALLPVLALGLYRYFGQDLSLPILLLFLILGTGYIKPLFALSNMSMQLSVINRGVAQIDALLDEEVPEEAPFQQRPVNYDVTFQDVSFSYDCSELVLRSLSFHSKQGTIVALVGPSGAGKSTVAQLLSRFWDVQKGKITIGGIDIRDYPTAQLMDIVSTVFQDSFMFQQSLLENIRMGMKKTDEEVVAAAKAAQIHSVIQALPHGYDTLFGESGVHLSGGEQQRIQLARAILKNSPILILDEATAFADPESEYSIQQALATLIANKTVFVIAHRLSTIVDADQILLIDKGELVAQGKHNELLENAPLYTRMWNAHQRAKEFAVTAQHTLKEGKNA, via the coding sequence ATGACAACAGATCAACCTGTAAAACGAAAGACGGGCATCGCTCGATTGCTGGAAATAGCTGGCCGGCGAAAACTGTTACTTTTTTTATCCTGCCTACTCGCAATCCTTCACGCATTACTTAGCCTAGTGCCCTACCTGATGGTCTACCTTATACTGGAGGGGTTGACCCAACAGGATATCAACTTTCCGATTATACAGCAACAACTGTCTTACGCCGTTATCGCTGCATTATGCAGTATGTTGTTGCTCTTCCTTTCCGGTGTGTTGTCGCATGTGGCGGCATACAATATTCTATACGAACTACGCTGTTACATTGCCGAGAAGATTGGGAAGCTATCGATGGGCTTCAGTAGCAATCGTAATTCTGGCGCGATAAAGAAGGTGCTGTCCGATGATGTCGAACGTATTGAGGGATTCATTGCTCATCAAATTCCTGACTTCGTTAAGGCCATTGTATTACCTTTGGTGACCATTTCCTATCTGTTTTTTCAAGATTGGCGTTTGGCAGCCATCAGTTTTGTGCCGCTGTTCGTACTGGCGGTCTACATCCCAATAGCTTATTCCAGTCAGAGTAAAGTCTTGATTCAACGTTATCATCAATCGTTGGAAGATATGAATGCCGGCATTGTGGAGTATGTCAGGGCCATGCCCGTGATGAAGATTTTCAGACAATCGGCAGAAACTTTCGACAAGTATGGTCAAACGGTACATCGATTTGATGGCTTTGTACGGGATTGGATCAAAAGTAGTACGCCAGCCTTCGCTGTTTTTATGAGCTTCACTAGCAACGCGCTTTTGCCCGTTTTGGCCTTGGGTCTGTATCGCTACTTTGGGCAGGATCTCTCGTTGCCGATACTGCTGTTGTTCCTGATTTTGGGTACAGGCTACATCAAGCCACTGTTTGCCCTCAGCAACATGAGTATGCAACTATCGGTTATCAATCGAGGGGTTGCACAAATCGATGCGCTTTTGGACGAGGAGGTACCAGAAGAAGCACCGTTTCAGCAGCGCCCAGTGAACTATGATGTGACTTTTCAGGATGTTTCATTTAGTTATGATTGTTCGGAATTGGTGTTGAGAAGTCTGAGTTTTCATTCTAAGCAGGGCACTATAGTCGCTTTGGTAGGACCTTCTGGGGCAGGGAAAAGTACAGTGGCGCAGTTGCTATCGCGCTTTTGGGATGTGCAGAAAGGAAAGATTACTATTGGAGGGATCGACATCCGCGATTACCCGACGGCACAGCTTATGGACATCGTTTCTACGGTATTTCAGGATAGTTTTATGTTCCAGCAATCGCTGTTAGAGAATATCCGGATGGGGATGAAAAAGACCGACGAGGAGGTCGTCGCGGCAGCAAAGGCGGCGCAGATTCATTCGGTTATTCAGGCGCTGCCCCATGGATATGATACTCTTTTTGGCGAGTCTGGCGTACATCTCAGTGGGGGCGAACAGCAGCGCATACAGTTGGCTAGGGCTATACTGAAAAACTCGCCCATACTCATCTTGGATGAAGCTACTGCTTTCGCCGATCCAGAAAGCGAATACAGCATTCAACAGGCCTTAGCGACACTCATCGCCAATAAGACTGTTTTCGTCATCGCTCATCGGTTAAGTACCATTGTCGATGCCGACCAAATCTTACTTATCGACAAAGGCGAGCTTGTGGCGCAGGGTAAACACAACGAGCTGTTGGAAAATGCGCCGCTTTATACGCGCATGTGGAATGCGCATCAGCGCGCGAAGGAATTTGCCGTTACGGCACAGCATACATTAAAGGAAGGAAAAAATGCTTAA
- a CDS encoding ABC transporter ATP-binding protein encodes MLKNLKYIATLDRKGTYRVIGWEVLHSLFIAAPSGILLIIVRELFAEHPDVDKVWRVVALMLILLLLQFMVASKAMVTSNLWVYGLANKLRIKLGNRIQRFSLGFFKKRDPGDIAAVLLQDVANFEGIFGHSVGNIAAALCGTLLLSCFLFVYDWRLTLCLLAALPLVYPFLLIAQYFVRKLGRKQIAARNAVGAKFLEYIEGIRHLKSYGQVGDRNDRLNQAFDDLRKKSIRMEAIPGPFILTAGIVFEIGFILMIALGVFYLTTQEISIPVLITFLILGYNLYQPLKVIMVDYVILQYMNESLVRIIDVLELPTMETGTAALPDTCDIVFDAVTFGYQGQPTVCDLNFTVQAASMTALVGHSGSGKTTIASLIARFWDVDAGAIRIGGIDVRAISQDVFYGMISEVFQDVYLFDDSIYNNIKIGKPDASEMEIIEAADKAQVLEFAWELKQGMHTRVGEGGSRLSGGQKQRVSIARALLKNAPIVLLDEATASLDPENEFFIQQAIQELVKEKTVIVIAHKLATIQQADQILVLDKGKIVERGTHDQLLIQGKTYSHMWTLQQQSKGWRM; translated from the coding sequence ATGCTTAAGAATCTAAAATACATCGCCACACTGGATAGAAAAGGAACCTACCGCGTGATCGGTTGGGAGGTGTTGCACAGCTTGTTTATAGCAGCGCCATCAGGCATTCTGTTGATTATTGTACGCGAGCTTTTCGCCGAGCATCCCGATGTGGATAAAGTGTGGCGCGTCGTCGCGCTGATGCTTATCCTGCTACTTTTGCAGTTTATGGTGGCCTCCAAGGCTATGGTGACGTCCAATTTATGGGTCTATGGACTCGCCAACAAGCTGCGGATCAAACTTGGGAATAGGATCCAACGATTTTCTTTAGGCTTTTTTAAAAAACGTGATCCCGGTGATATCGCAGCGGTACTTTTACAGGATGTAGCCAATTTTGAAGGAATTTTTGGACATAGCGTAGGAAACATTGCCGCTGCCTTGTGTGGTACGCTGCTTTTGTCCTGCTTTCTATTTGTCTACGACTGGCGCTTGACACTTTGTTTGCTGGCGGCATTGCCGCTGGTGTATCCTTTCCTTCTTATTGCGCAGTATTTTGTGCGTAAGCTTGGAAGAAAACAAATTGCCGCAAGAAATGCAGTAGGCGCAAAATTTTTGGAGTATATAGAAGGTATCCGACACCTGAAGTCCTACGGTCAGGTGGGGGATAGGAATGATCGATTAAACCAGGCTTTCGACGATCTACGCAAGAAAAGTATCCGCATGGAAGCGATTCCAGGACCGTTTATTTTGACAGCAGGTATCGTCTTCGAAATCGGATTTATCTTGATGATCGCTCTCGGCGTGTTTTATCTTACTACGCAGGAGATCAGCATCCCCGTTTTGATCACCTTTCTGATTTTGGGATACAACCTATATCAACCGCTTAAGGTTATCATGGTCGATTACGTCATTCTACAATATATGAATGAAAGCTTAGTGCGTATCATCGATGTTTTGGAGCTACCCACCATGGAGACAGGAACGGCAGCGCTGCCGGACACTTGCGATATCGTCTTTGACGCCGTGACTTTTGGTTATCAGGGGCAGCCCACCGTATGCGATCTGAATTTTACCGTTCAAGCCGCTTCTATGACGGCCTTGGTTGGACATTCGGGATCCGGTAAAACAACGATTGCTTCACTTATAGCCCGCTTTTGGGACGTGGATGCCGGAGCGATACGTATCGGTGGAATTGATGTCCGAGCTATTTCCCAAGATGTATTTTATGGCATGATAAGCGAAGTATTTCAAGACGTGTACCTATTTGATGATAGTATCTACAATAACATCAAAATCGGTAAACCGGATGCCAGCGAGATGGAGATTATAGAAGCAGCTGATAAGGCGCAGGTATTGGAATTTGCCTGGGAATTGAAGCAAGGTATGCACACACGGGTTGGAGAGGGCGGTAGCAGGCTTTCTGGCGGGCAGAAACAACGCGTAAGTATTGCTCGTGCATTATTAAAAAATGCACCGATCGTGTTGCTTGACGAAGCGACGGCTAGTCTTGACCCAGAGAACGAATTTTTTATCCAGCAGGCCATTCAGGAGCTTGTCAAGGAAAAAACGGTGATTGTTATTGCACATAAATTGGCAACGATACAGCAGGCTGATCAGATATTGGTTCTTGATAAAGGTAAGATTGTTGAGCGCGGTACCCATGATCAATTGCTAATCCAAGGAAAGACGTATAGCCATATGTGGACACTGCAACAGCAATCCAAGGGCTGGCGTATGTAG
- a CDS encoding AI-2E family transporter: MKERIRKLTVLGSFNQVLVFLVLLFAILHFAKAFLIPVLTSALFAMLLVPICHKLEAWRMKRGWAAVLVVLLTLLLIVAVLYVLVNELVGLASDLALIGDRVAEMLDSGYDYVAEHFDISKVKQKEYLQKQAAQWSSSAGKVVGGAIFSLVSVLGNLLIITIYTILMLIYRARIKRFVFELVSRHAGQSELGHARSIVEKITKVSSLYVGGIFLVVAILSIIYFTGLTIIGVKNALFFAILAALINVIPYIGSVAGGAIVVLYTLVTGDTLTIPIVVALFFTAVQQLDSYVLTPKITGGQVKIGPLFTIMVLLLGGMLWGAAGMILFIPLLGIFKVIFDNIERLKPYGHLIGD, from the coding sequence ATGAAAGAGCGCATCAGAAAACTAACGGTATTAGGAAGTTTTAATCAAGTACTGGTATTCTTGGTTTTGCTCTTTGCTATTTTGCATTTTGCCAAAGCTTTTCTGATCCCGGTGTTGACGAGTGCATTGTTTGCTATGTTGCTTGTGCCAATTTGCCATAAACTGGAAGCGTGGCGCATGAAACGCGGATGGGCAGCCGTGCTGGTGGTTTTGTTGACGCTTTTGTTAATTGTTGCTGTTCTTTACGTGCTGGTAAACGAGTTGGTAGGCTTAGCAAGCGATTTGGCGCTTATCGGTGACCGCGTTGCTGAGATGTTGGACAGTGGCTACGATTATGTAGCTGAACATTTCGATATTTCGAAGGTGAAACAAAAAGAGTACCTGCAAAAGCAGGCGGCGCAGTGGTCGAGTTCGGCAGGGAAAGTGGTAGGAGGAGCGATTTTCTCGTTGGTGTCGGTACTAGGGAACCTATTGATTATTACAATTTACACCATTTTAATGTTGATTTATCGAGCACGGATAAAGCGCTTTGTCTTTGAATTGGTAAGCCGACATGCGGGACAAAGCGAGCTCGGGCATGCCCGCAGTATTGTAGAAAAAATCACCAAAGTATCCAGTTTGTACGTTGGCGGTATTTTTCTCGTTGTGGCCATCTTATCCATTATCTACTTCACGGGCTTGACGATTATCGGTGTGAAGAACGCCTTGTTTTTCGCTATTTTGGCAGCCCTGATTAATGTTATTCCTTACATAGGATCTGTGGCGGGAGGAGCTATTGTTGTGCTTTACACGTTGGTGACGGGAGATACATTGACCATTCCGATTGTGGTGGCGCTGTTTTTTACCGCTGTGCAGCAACTTGATAGCTATGTGCTGACTCCTAAAATAACTGGTGGGCAGGTAAAGATCGGTCCGTTGTTTACGATTATGGTCTTGTTGCTGGGTGGAATGTTGTGGGGGGCTGCAGGAATGATCCTATTTATCCCTTTACTGGGAATCTTTAAGGTGATTTTTGATAATATCGAACGTTTAAAGCCGTATGGACATCTTATTGGCGACTAA
- a CDS encoding 4a-hydroxytetrahydrobiopterin dehydratase: MWKEDNNMLYRQFSFKDFGEAFAFMARVALLAEKHQHHPTLTNSYSKVEIWLTTHDAGNRVTEKDRALAAAIDQFV, from the coding sequence ATGTGGAAAGAAGATAATAATATGCTCTATCGCCAGTTTTCATTCAAGGATTTTGGAGAAGCATTTGCCTTTATGGCTCGTGTGGCGTTGCTCGCCGAAAAGCATCAACATCACCCTACGTTGACAAACAGTTACAGTAAAGTAGAAATTTGGTTGACCACGCATGACGCGGGTAACCGTGTTACGGAAAAGGATAGAGCGCTTGCAGCAGCTATTGATCAATTCGTTTAA
- a CDS encoding ankyrin repeat domain-containing protein, which yields MSFIIACENGKRKIAELLLQNNEVDVQYTDEKGRTALHYAAHRGYLDLVKTLVNAGATLDYEDHQGETPLYFAALQKQKQTFLFLLEQGANANINDLQGNSLLHVMAQTGQLELLQPLIDARMDVNGENNLAQTALLLAASARHTALARKLLEVGATVDHTDKQGNTALLLAVVNKNALLTDLLLEYGASVDHSNHQEERPLLVACYQGNKAMIFKLIEHGADIYGNNKDGLSPIWYACAHNQKDVIQLLLEKGLDVNYSRPVNGNEQYLYGYLDWVETNSNLSIDAQLNLQPQQAQGGESLLHLAVKNAHLSMVQLLLQRGAAINIQDESGNTALHYAAANGKKDIVNYLLEQQADPHIVNVKEQKAIDYANSKGFYEITALLIKHGSHAGSTRTVNTTQVTATTGNIDKKKALLDLKELLDAGILTQSEFDQEKAKVLSAS from the coding sequence ATGTCATTTATTATTGCCTGCGAAAACGGCAAACGGAAAATAGCGGAGCTACTGCTGCAAAACAACGAGGTTGATGTGCAGTATACCGATGAAAAAGGAAGAACAGCACTCCATTATGCTGCTCATCGAGGTTATCTCGATTTAGTAAAAACCTTGGTGAATGCTGGTGCCACGCTAGACTACGAGGATCATCAGGGCGAAACGCCCCTTTACTTTGCTGCCTTACAAAAGCAAAAACAAACGTTCCTCTTTCTCTTGGAGCAAGGTGCTAACGCCAACATCAATGACCTTCAGGGCAACAGCTTGCTGCATGTGATGGCACAAACCGGCCAACTGGAATTGCTGCAACCGTTGATCGATGCGAGGATGGATGTCAATGGCGAGAACAACCTAGCGCAAACAGCACTGCTGCTTGCCGCATCAGCGCGACACACGGCCTTAGCACGCAAGCTTTTAGAGGTCGGCGCAACGGTGGATCATACCGATAAACAGGGAAATACCGCCCTCCTACTTGCCGTGGTTAACAAAAATGCCCTCCTGACCGACTTGCTTTTGGAATATGGCGCATCCGTGGACCACAGTAACCACCAAGAAGAACGCCCACTTTTAGTGGCCTGCTATCAAGGAAACAAAGCAATGATCTTTAAATTGATCGAACACGGTGCCGATATCTATGGCAACAACAAGGATGGACTATCCCCGATCTGGTATGCCTGCGCACACAATCAGAAAGATGTGATACAACTTCTTTTGGAAAAAGGACTTGATGTCAACTACAGCCGTCCCGTAAACGGAAACGAACAATATCTCTATGGCTACCTCGACTGGGTAGAAACTAATAGCAACTTGAGCATCGATGCCCAGCTCAATCTGCAGCCACAGCAAGCACAAGGCGGGGAAAGTTTGTTGCATTTGGCCGTTAAAAATGCCCATTTGAGTATGGTCCAATTGCTCCTACAGCGCGGTGCTGCTATCAATATACAGGATGAGTCAGGCAACACGGCCCTGCATTATGCCGCCGCCAATGGAAAAAAAGATATCGTTAACTATCTTTTGGAGCAGCAGGCTGATCCACACATCGTTAACGTTAAAGAGCAAAAAGCGATAGACTATGCCAATAGCAAAGGATTCTATGAAATTACTGCACTCCTTATCAAACATGGATCGCATGCGGGTAGCACACGGACTGTAAATACCACACAAGTAACGGCAACTACAGGTAATATCGATAAGAAAAAAGCATTGCTCGATCTCAAAGAACTATTGGACGCAGGCATCTTGACACAATCCGAGTTTGACCAAGAAAAAGCAAAAGTATTGAGTGCTTCGTAA